The following proteins are co-located in the Tistrella bauzanensis genome:
- a CDS encoding Fic family protein yields MHSLTPEYLAALRFDGTQAATLRTLGEYQGKQQLYAAQSPEALKGLRQIAVVESTESSNRLEGVVVAPSRLKSLVIRNATPKSRSEQEIAGYRDALALIHESAAHMPFSEGVVLQLHTLLYRYMPQAGGRWKATNNDIIERHPDGTSRLRFQPVAAHLTPMAMSDLTGRYATALDQHLADPLVLVPLAMLDLLCIHPFPDGNGRMSRLLTLLLLYHFDYAVGRYISLERIFEDTKEGYYETLEASSRGWHQGQHDVKPWLDYFWGALLRAYREFEERVGTIERGRGSKGDRVRAEVQGRTLPFSISDIEEACPGVSRDMVRLVLRAMKSEGLIESTGKGRGAKWIKRA; encoded by the coding sequence ATGCACTCGCTCACACCCGAGTACCTCGCCGCGCTTCGCTTCGATGGCACCCAGGCCGCCACGTTGCGCACACTGGGCGAGTACCAGGGCAAGCAGCAACTCTACGCCGCGCAGTCGCCCGAAGCCCTCAAAGGGCTACGCCAGATCGCGGTAGTCGAATCCACCGAGTCATCCAACCGCCTGGAAGGCGTTGTCGTCGCACCCTCGCGGCTGAAGTCTCTGGTCATCCGCAACGCAACGCCAAAGAGTCGTTCCGAACAGGAGATCGCCGGCTACCGTGACGCCCTGGCGCTGATCCACGAATCGGCCGCGCACATGCCCTTCAGCGAGGGCGTGGTACTGCAACTGCACACCCTGCTGTACCGCTATATGCCGCAGGCGGGCGGGCGCTGGAAGGCTACCAACAACGACATCATCGAGCGTCACCCGGATGGCACTTCGCGTCTGCGCTTCCAGCCAGTCGCTGCGCACCTCACGCCCATGGCCATGTCCGATCTGACCGGGCGCTACGCCACCGCGCTGGATCAGCACCTGGCCGACCCGCTGGTACTGGTGCCGCTGGCGATGCTCGACTTGCTGTGCATCCACCCTTTCCCGGACGGCAACGGTCGCATGTCCCGCTTGTTGACCTTGCTGCTGCTCTACCACTTCGACTATGCCGTGGGTCGCTACATCAGTTTGGAACGCATCTTCGAAGATACCAAGGAAGGCTATTACGAAACGCTGGAAGCCAGCTCGCGGGGTTGGCACCAGGGGCAGCACGACGTCAAACCCTGGCTCGACTACTTCTGGGGCGCCTTGTTGCGGGCCTACCGTGAGTTCGAGGAGCGTGTCGGCACCATCGAGCGTGGCCGCGGCAGCAAAGGTGACCGCGTGCGCGCGGAAGTCCAGGGACGCACCTTACCGTTTTCTATTTCCGATATCGAAGAAGCCTGCCCAGGCGTGAGCCGGGACATGGTGCGATTGGTGCTGCGGGCAATGAAATCAGAGGGGTTGATCGAATCAACGGGCAAGGGGCGAGGCGCGAAATGGATCAAGCGAGCGTAA
- a CDS encoding tyrosine-type recombinase/integrase — MPENLLTDLKVRSAKSTDRDWKLSDGGGLFLLVKPTGGKLWRWKYRLQGKENLFAIGGFPQVSLAEARAAREKARALVKQGIHPAHERQQVRQRNLEVLEERKRAKESSFAKVAQAYLAEIKPVFALSSYRTKESRIRKYLSPKFDGMPMSDIGVKQIRPLLEECKAHGAWAAIHVKGDLSAIFEFAVVRGLVEANPIPSLRGLLRVPFSESKAAMTREQIQRFYQELRGYRGYPETSLCLRLIALTACRPGEAADAEWDEFDFEDALWRRPAAKMKARRDHVSPLSTQAIAVLKDLQHITCGGRYLFPHRSGKGFTTPNRLTYAMRDMNLGRGTTPHCWRTTFSTWANENGYRPDAIERQLAHVESNKVRATYNKALLLDQRRTLLQDWADYLSAAEGSGTA; from the coding sequence ATGCCCGAGAATCTACTCACCGACCTCAAGGTCAGGTCGGCCAAATCGACTGATCGAGACTGGAAACTTTCAGACGGCGGGGGCTTGTTCCTGCTGGTCAAGCCCACCGGCGGCAAGCTCTGGCGGTGGAAGTACCGCCTGCAAGGCAAGGAGAACCTCTTTGCTATCGGCGGCTTTCCTCAAGTAAGCCTTGCGGAGGCGCGTGCGGCCCGAGAGAAAGCGCGTGCCTTGGTCAAGCAAGGCATCCATCCTGCCCATGAGCGGCAGCAGGTCAGGCAGCGCAACTTGGAAGTGCTGGAGGAACGCAAGCGCGCAAAGGAAAGCTCGTTCGCCAAGGTGGCGCAGGCGTACCTGGCCGAGATCAAGCCAGTCTTTGCGCTCAGCTCCTACCGAACGAAAGAATCCCGCATCAGGAAGTACCTGTCGCCCAAATTCGACGGGATGCCGATGAGCGACATTGGCGTGAAGCAGATTCGCCCGCTGCTGGAGGAATGCAAGGCCCACGGCGCGTGGGCGGCCATCCATGTCAAAGGTGATCTTTCGGCGATCTTTGAGTTTGCGGTGGTGCGGGGGCTGGTCGAGGCAAATCCAATTCCCAGTCTCCGTGGGCTGCTGCGCGTGCCGTTCAGCGAGAGCAAGGCGGCGATGACGCGAGAGCAAATCCAGAGGTTCTACCAGGAGTTGCGCGGCTACCGGGGCTATCCGGAAACCTCTTTGTGTCTGCGGTTGATTGCCCTGACCGCCTGCCGTCCAGGGGAAGCGGCGGATGCCGAGTGGGACGAGTTCGACTTTGAGGATGCACTGTGGCGTCGGCCTGCGGCGAAGATGAAGGCGCGGCGTGACCATGTCAGTCCGTTGTCCACGCAGGCCATCGCGGTGCTGAAAGACTTGCAGCACATCACGTGCGGCGGGCGCTATCTGTTTCCGCACCGGAGCGGAAAGGGCTTCACTACGCCCAATCGGCTCACCTACGCGATGCGCGACATGAACCTGGGCCGGGGTACGACGCCGCATTGCTGGCGGACGACCTTTTCAACTTGGGCGAATGAGAATGGATACCGGCCTGATGCGATTGAGCGGCAGCTTGCTCACGTGGAAAGCAACAAGGTGCGGGCCACGTACAACAAGGCGTTGCTGCTGGATCAGAGAAGGACGCTGTTGCAGGACTGGGCGGACTATCTGAGTGCTGCGGAGGGCAGCGGCACAGCATAG
- the ychF gene encoding redox-regulated ATPase YchF, whose protein sequence is MGFKCGIVGMPNIGKSTLFNALTSTAAAEAANYPFCTIEPNSGRVMVPDPRLDKLAAAAGSKQIIPTQLDFVDIAGLVRGASRGEGLGNQFLAHIREVDAIAHVLRCFEDDDITHVEGGVDPLRDAETIETELMLADLESLEKRMAGIEKRAKGGDKDAKAQVELMGRVLTALQAGRPARTVKIDAEERRAFQLLQLLTAKPVLYVCNVDEGAAADGNDLSARVFARAEAEGAAAVVVSAKIESEVAMLSDEAEKRDFLEALGLEETGLTRVIRAGYSLLELLTFFTVGPKEARAWTVRKGATAPQAAGAIHTDFERGFIRAETIAYDDYITCGGESEARAAGKLRMEGKEYVVRDGDVFHFLFNV, encoded by the coding sequence ATGGGCTTCAAGTGCGGCATCGTCGGCATGCCGAATATCGGCAAGTCGACCCTGTTCAATGCGCTCACCAGCACGGCCGCGGCCGAGGCTGCCAACTATCCGTTCTGCACCATCGAGCCGAATTCCGGCCGGGTGATGGTGCCCGATCCGCGCCTCGACAAGCTGGCCGCGGCTGCGGGATCGAAGCAGATCATCCCCACCCAGCTCGACTTCGTCGACATCGCGGGTCTGGTGCGCGGCGCCAGCCGGGGCGAGGGTCTGGGCAACCAGTTCCTGGCCCATATCCGCGAAGTCGACGCCATCGCCCATGTGTTGCGCTGCTTCGAGGATGACGACATCACCCATGTCGAGGGTGGCGTCGACCCCTTACGCGATGCCGAGACCATCGAGACCGAGCTGATGCTGGCCGATCTTGAGAGCCTTGAGAAGCGCATGGCCGGCATCGAGAAGCGGGCAAAGGGCGGCGATAAGGACGCCAAGGCCCAGGTGGAGCTGATGGGCCGGGTGCTGACCGCCCTTCAGGCCGGCCGCCCCGCCCGGACCGTGAAGATCGATGCCGAGGAACGCCGCGCCTTCCAGCTACTGCAGTTGCTGACCGCCAAGCCCGTGCTCTATGTCTGCAATGTCGACGAGGGCGCCGCCGCCGACGGCAATGACCTGTCGGCCCGGGTCTTCGCCCGCGCCGAAGCCGAGGGTGCCGCCGCGGTGGTGGTTTCGGCCAAGATCGAGAGCGAGGTCGCCATGCTCTCGGACGAAGCCGAGAAGCGTGATTTCCTGGAAGCGCTGGGGCTTGAGGAAACCGGCCTCACCCGGGTCATCCGCGCCGGATACAGCCTGCTTGAGCTGCTGACCTTCTTCACGGTCGGCCCCAAGGAGGCCCGCGCCTGGACGGTCCGCAAGGGCGCCACCGCCCCCCAGGCCGCCGGCGCCATCCATACCGATTTCGAGCGCGGCTTCATCCGCGCCGAAACCATCGCCTACGACGACTACATCACCTGCGGTGGTGAAAGCGAAGCCCGCGCCGCCGGCAAGCTGCGCATGGAAGGCAAGGAATACGTGGTCCGCGACGGCGACGTCTTCCACTTCCTGTTCAACGTCTGA
- the pth gene encoding aminoacyl-tRNA hydrolase, whose translation MWLLVGLGNPGPEYAGHRHNIGFMAVDEIVRRHGLPPWRRKFQGEISEGRIGDERVILLKPLTYMNASGRSVAEAARFHKIPPARIIVFHDELDLAPSKLRIKTGGGHAGHNGLRDITAHLGADFVRVRLGIGHPGDKARVHGWVLSDFAKADQAWLRDLIDAVAAHVPLLLSGAASDFMSKVADAVRPPKPPRPPRPAKPDAAGTNPVGGTGAEE comes from the coding sequence ATGTGGTTGCTGGTCGGTCTGGGCAATCCCGGCCCCGAATATGCCGGCCATCGCCACAATATCGGCTTCATGGCGGTGGACGAGATCGTCCGCCGCCATGGGCTTCCGCCCTGGCGGCGGAAGTTCCAGGGCGAGATATCGGAAGGCCGGATCGGCGATGAACGCGTCATCCTGCTGAAACCGCTCACCTATATGAATGCCAGCGGCCGTTCGGTCGCCGAGGCGGCCCGCTTCCACAAGATCCCGCCCGCCCGGATCATCGTGTTCCACGACGAACTGGACCTGGCGCCATCGAAGCTACGGATCAAGACCGGCGGCGGCCATGCCGGCCATAACGGGCTGCGCGACATCACCGCCCATCTGGGCGCCGATTTCGTGCGCGTGCGCCTGGGCATCGGTCATCCGGGCGACAAGGCCCGCGTCCATGGCTGGGTGTTGAGCGACTTCGCCAAGGCCGATCAGGCCTGGCTGCGCGACCTGATCGACGCGGTGGCGGCGCATGTGCCGTTGCTGCTCTCAGGTGCCGCAAGCGATTTCATGAGCAAGGTCGCGGACGCCGTGCGTCCGCCCAAGCCACCACGGCCGCCAAGGCCTGCGAAGCCGGACGCTGCGGGGACGAACCCTGTGGGCGGCACCGGCGCCGAGGAGTGA
- a CDS encoding 50S ribosomal protein L25/general stress protein Ctc, with product MTTQPVLNATVRDRGGKGAARQARRDGLVPGVIYGGKQPATMISFNAREFNLLHSRTADFLSTVLEVKIGDDSVRVLARDVQLHPVTDMPLHVDLLRLSGDQEVRVDVAVHFLNEATCPGVKKGGVLNVVRHEIEMICAPDAIPQSITVDLAAAEIGDSIHISAVELPKGVRPAITDRDFTIATIAAPAGLADEEDAAEGGSEA from the coding sequence ATGACCACCCAGCCCGTGCTGAACGCGACGGTGCGTGACCGCGGCGGTAAGGGGGCCGCGCGTCAGGCCCGCCGCGACGGCCTCGTTCCCGGTGTCATCTATGGCGGCAAGCAGCCGGCCACGATGATCTCGTTCAACGCCCGCGAGTTCAACCTGCTTCACAGCCGCACCGCTGACTTCCTGTCGACCGTGCTGGAGGTGAAGATCGGTGACGACAGCGTCCGCGTTCTCGCCCGCGACGTGCAGCTCCATCCGGTGACCGACATGCCGCTGCATGTCGACCTGCTGCGCCTGTCGGGCGATCAGGAAGTCCGCGTCGACGTCGCTGTCCACTTCCTGAACGAGGCGACCTGCCCCGGCGTGAAGAAGGGCGGCGTGCTGAACGTCGTGCGCCACGAGATCGAGATGATCTGCGCCCCCGACGCCATCCCGCAGTCGATCACGGTCGATCTGGCGGCCGCCGAAATCGGCGACAGCATCCACATCAGCGCCGTGGAACTGCCCAAGGGTGTCCGCCCCGCGATCACCGACCGTGACTTCACCATCGCCACCATCGCGGCCCCCGCGGGTCTGGCTGATGAGGAAGACGCGGCCGAAGGCGGCAGCGAGGCCTGA
- a CDS encoding ribose-phosphate pyrophosphokinase, producing the protein MKVIACNSNRPLAEAIATFLNLPLTKANIRRFSDMEVFVEILENVRGEDVFVIQSTSHPANDNLMELLVTLDALKRASARRITAVIPYFGYARQDRKPGPRTPISAKLVANLITTAGADRVLTLDLHAGQIQGFFDIPVDNLYAAPVIVRDIQETSSGRSLMVISPDVGGVVRARAVAKRIDADLAIVDKRRERAGVSEVMNIIGDVEDRDCILIDDIVDSAGTLCNAAAALMANGARSVKAYVSHGVLSGGAVARVTSSALEELIVTDSIAATEAMRVSRNIRSLTIAPLIGEAMRRIADESSVSSLFD; encoded by the coding sequence ATGAAGGTTATCGCTTGCAACAGCAACCGGCCACTGGCCGAAGCGATCGCGACGTTTCTCAACCTTCCGCTGACCAAGGCGAACATCCGCCGGTTTTCGGATATGGAAGTGTTCGTCGAGATCCTTGAAAACGTCCGCGGCGAGGACGTGTTCGTCATCCAGTCGACGAGCCACCCCGCCAACGACAATCTGATGGAACTGCTGGTGACGCTGGATGCGCTGAAGCGCGCTTCCGCCCGCCGCATCACCGCCGTCATTCCCTATTTCGGCTATGCCCGCCAGGACCGCAAGCCCGGCCCGCGCACACCGATTTCGGCCAAGCTGGTCGCCAACCTGATCACCACCGCCGGCGCCGACCGGGTGCTGACGCTGGACCTGCATGCCGGCCAGATCCAGGGTTTCTTCGACATTCCGGTCGATAACCTGTATGCAGCACCGGTGATCGTGCGCGACATTCAGGAAACGTCGAGCGGTCGCAGCCTGATGGTCATCTCGCCCGATGTGGGCGGTGTGGTCCGGGCCCGCGCGGTCGCCAAGCGCATCGATGCCGATCTCGCCATCGTCGACAAGCGGCGCGAACGCGCCGGTGTGTCCGAGGTGATGAACATCATCGGTGATGTCGAGGATCGCGACTGTATCCTGATCGACGACATCGTCGACAGCGCCGGCACGCTGTGCAACGCCGCCGCCGCCCTGATGGCCAATGGCGCCCGATCGGTGAAGGCCTATGTCAGCCACGGCGTGCTGTCGGGCGGTGCGGTTGCCCGCGTCACCTCGTCGGCGCTGGAGGAACTGATCGTCACCGACTCGATCGCCGCCACCGAGGCGATGCGCGTCTCCCGCAATATTCGCAGCCTGACCATCGCGCCGCTGATCGGCGAGGCGATGCGCCGGATTGCCGATGAAAGTTCCGTGTCCAGCCTGTTCGACTGA
- a CDS encoding DUF2165 family protein, whose amino-acid sequence MAPRIAKTLMVLGLAAFAILVTVNNITDYGSNFAFVTHVLSMDDTFPDNALLWRAITDPTLWHVGYWLIIAGEGVTGVLFLAAAVAMFRTLSAPASGFARAKRLVHYGAATGFLVWFVGFMVVGGEWFAMWQSSVWNGQEAAFRFYMTILGVLIYVSLPDPD is encoded by the coding sequence CTGGCACCACGCATCGCCAAGACCCTGATGGTTCTGGGGCTCGCCGCCTTCGCCATCCTCGTCACGGTCAACAACATCACCGATTACGGGTCGAACTTCGCCTTCGTCACGCATGTGCTGTCGATGGACGATACCTTCCCCGACAATGCCCTGCTGTGGCGTGCGATCACCGATCCGACCCTGTGGCATGTCGGATACTGGCTGATCATCGCCGGCGAGGGGGTGACCGGTGTCCTGTTCCTGGCGGCGGCGGTCGCCATGTTCCGCACGCTCTCGGCACCCGCATCCGGCTTCGCGCGGGCCAAGCGGCTGGTCCATTACGGTGCCGCGACGGGGTTTCTGGTCTGGTTCGTGGGCTTCATGGTTGTCGGCGGCGAATGGTTCGCCATGTGGCAGTCCAGCGTCTGGAACGGCCAGGAGGCGGCCTTCCGCTTCTATATGACCATTCTGGGCGTGCTGATCTATGTCAGCCTGCCCGATCCGGACTGA
- the ade gene encoding adenine deaminase, translating to MTSAASRDRAKATLKRRIDQALGRDAADLVVRGGRVLNLATGALDLADVAICGDHIVGVGPGYRGRVEVDARNRVVVPGFIDTHVHVESTLVTPAEFDRLALTRGTTTAISDPHEICNVLGVPGLEFFLESSRHTAMDLRVQLSSCVPSTALETAGARLTADDLVAFRDHPSVIGLAEFMNVPGVLNLDDEVLDKLAAFDGAHIDGHSPLLSGRELDAYLACGIRNCHECTERAEALEKIGKGMQVLIRDGSVSKDVATLAPLLDWRNSPFFAFCTDDRNPLDIAEEGHMDHLIRAAIRAGAPVGAVYRAATWSAAQGFGLKDRGLVAPGRRADLVVLDDLETCAVATVIRDGRVVDEGIFDHAGMPAQVGFGSVKLPAVTSDIFRMPAVGPGAPVIGIRPGSLITDHLTLTLPYVQGERRADPSQDALKVAVLARHGSNRNVGRGFVKGFGFPAGAIASSVGHDSHNLCVVGACDADMAVAVNRLITLGGGFVVVRDGRVLAELALPVAGLMSDRDAAHVHDRLIELRHAARALGCRLAEPFLQLAFLPLPVIPHLKITDFGLVDVDHFKLLAA from the coding sequence ATGACCAGCGCCGCCAGCCGCGACCGCGCCAAAGCCACCCTGAAGCGCCGCATCGATCAGGCGCTGGGCCGCGATGCCGCCGATCTGGTGGTGCGCGGCGGCCGGGTGCTCAATCTGGCGACCGGCGCGCTCGACCTCGCCGATGTCGCGATCTGCGGCGACCATATCGTTGGTGTCGGCCCTGGCTATCGTGGCCGGGTCGAGGTGGACGCCCGCAACCGCGTGGTGGTGCCGGGCTTCATCGATACCCATGTCCATGTGGAAAGCACCCTGGTGACCCCGGCCGAATTCGACCGGCTGGCGCTGACGCGCGGCACGACCACCGCGATTTCCGATCCGCACGAGATCTGCAACGTGCTGGGCGTGCCCGGGCTTGAGTTCTTTCTGGAATCGAGCCGCCATACCGCCATGGATCTGCGGGTGCAATTGTCGTCCTGCGTGCCGTCGACGGCGCTTGAGACCGCCGGCGCCCGGCTGACCGCCGACGATCTTGTGGCCTTTCGCGACCATCCCTCGGTGATCGGGCTGGCCGAGTTCATGAACGTGCCGGGCGTGCTCAATCTCGATGACGAGGTGCTCGACAAGCTGGCCGCCTTCGACGGTGCCCATATCGACGGCCATTCGCCGCTGCTGTCGGGGCGCGAGCTGGATGCCTATCTGGCCTGCGGCATCCGCAACTGCCATGAATGCACCGAACGCGCCGAGGCGCTGGAGAAGATCGGCAAGGGCATGCAGGTGCTGATCCGCGATGGCAGCGTGTCGAAGGATGTGGCGACGCTGGCGCCGCTGCTCGACTGGCGCAATTCGCCGTTCTTCGCCTTCTGCACCGACGACCGCAACCCGCTCGACATCGCCGAGGAAGGCCATATGGATCACCTGATCCGGGCGGCGATCCGGGCCGGGGCGCCGGTGGGGGCCGTCTATCGCGCCGCCACCTGGTCGGCGGCCCAGGGTTTCGGGCTGAAGGATCGCGGCCTGGTCGCCCCTGGACGGCGTGCCGATCTGGTGGTGCTGGACGACCTTGAGACCTGCGCCGTCGCCACCGTCATCCGCGACGGCCGGGTGGTGGACGAGGGCATCTTCGATCATGCCGGCATGCCGGCGCAGGTGGGGTTCGGGTCGGTGAAGCTGCCGGCCGTCACGTCCGACATCTTCCGCATGCCCGCCGTCGGGCCGGGCGCGCCGGTGATCGGCATCCGCCCCGGCAGTCTGATCACCGATCATCTGACCCTGACCCTGCCCTATGTTCAGGGCGAACGCCGCGCCGATCCGTCCCAGGATGCGCTGAAGGTGGCGGTGCTGGCCCGCCATGGCAGCAACCGCAATGTCGGGCGCGGCTTCGTGAAGGGCTTCGGCTTCCCCGCCGGGGCCATCGCATCGTCGGTCGGCCATGACAGCCATAATCTCTGCGTGGTGGGGGCCTGTGATGCCGACATGGCGGTGGCGGTGAACCGGCTGATCACGCTTGGCGGCGGCTTCGTGGTGGTCCGTGACGGCCGGGTTCTGGCCGAACTGGCCCTGCCGGTCGCCGGCCTGATGAGCGACCGCGACGCCGCCCATGTCCACGACCGGCTGATCGAACTGCGCCATGCCGCCCGCGCACTGGGCTGCCGCCTGGCGGAACCCTTCCTGCAGCTCGCCTTCCTGCCACTGCCGGTGATCCCGCATCTCAAGATCACCGATTTCGGGCTGGTCGATGTGGATCATTTCAAGCTTCTGGCGGCATGA
- the pgeF gene encoding peptidoglycan editing factor PgeF encodes MTAPNPPPHDRHPLLDLPGIAHGFFGRRGGVSAGIHASLNCGPGSDDEAMAVATNRARVATALTAGGAAPLITNHQVHGQAVVTVDGHGFTLYPEAGHGATSRPQADGMIATRPGVVLGALAADCAPVLFADPEARVIGAAHAGWKGAVGGVTDAVIAAMEAAGARRALIRAVIGPCIAAASYEVGPELRAAAIAADPAAAGFFTPGRADRLQFDLPGYLLDRLRQSGITAASLGIDTYVNEATLFSYRRTTHRGEPDYGRQVSAITLLA; translated from the coding sequence ATGACCGCCCCGAACCCACCGCCGCATGACCGCCATCCCCTGCTCGACCTGCCCGGCATCGCCCACGGCTTCTTCGGTCGCCGGGGCGGCGTCTCGGCCGGCATCCATGCCAGTTTGAATTGCGGGCCGGGCAGCGATGACGAGGCCATGGCCGTGGCCACCAATCGCGCCCGGGTCGCCACCGCCCTCACCGCTGGTGGTGCTGCGCCGCTGATCACCAATCATCAGGTCCATGGCCAGGCGGTGGTCACGGTGGATGGCCATGGTTTCACCCTCTATCCGGAAGCAGGTCACGGCGCCACCAGCAGGCCGCAGGCCGATGGCATGATCGCAACCCGCCCGGGCGTGGTTCTGGGCGCGCTTGCCGCCGATTGCGCGCCGGTCCTGTTCGCCGATCCCGAGGCGCGGGTGATCGGTGCCGCCCATGCCGGCTGGAAGGGCGCCGTGGGGGGCGTCACCGATGCCGTGATCGCGGCCATGGAAGCGGCCGGCGCCCGCCGCGCGTTGATCCGTGCGGTCATCGGTCCGTGCATCGCCGCCGCCAGCTATGAGGTGGGGCCGGAATTACGCGCCGCCGCGATCGCCGCCGATCCCGCCGCCGCCGGCTTCTTCACCCCCGGCCGCGCCGACCGGTTGCAGTTCGATCTGCCCGGCTATCTGCTCGACCGGCTGCGGCAGAGCGGTATCACCGCCGCGTCGCTTGGTATCGACACCTATGTCAACGAGGCGACCCTGTTCTCGTATCGCCGCACCACCCATCGCGGCGAGCCCGATTACGGCCGCCAGGTCTCGGCGATCACGCTTCTGGCCTAG
- a CDS encoding class I SAM-dependent methyltransferase, which translates to MAPTGDPAPQPSDTPGAPLPADTPIGRIIAGRIAHDGPMMVGSYMALALGHPVHGYYTAREPFGAGGDFVTAPEISQMFGELVGLWLAVAWDEAGRPARPLLVELGPGRGTLMADSLRAMRMLPGLLDMADVHLVEQSPRLKAAQAAMLSRCGLPRPVTWHDDIDDLPADRPVLLIANEFFDALPVQQLVRRPDGLWSERMIDLDPDRPGHFRYGLSPDPSPTAQLLTQRIAGAPLAAVPPGSLAEVQPAAIAIAGRVAARIAANGGAALIVDYGHGLSAPGDTFQAMRAHAHADPLIGPGLADLTVHVDFERLAAAATAAGAIAHGPVGQGRFLGRLGIGARAERLARAAPDGTARAAIATALRRLTAPDQMGTLFKVLALTPATTPPPGFAPVPGFDDA; encoded by the coding sequence ATGGCCCCCACCGGAGATCCCGCCCCGCAGCCATCCGACACCCCCGGCGCGCCCCTGCCGGCCGATACACCGATCGGCCGCATCATCGCCGGCCGTATCGCCCATGACGGGCCGATGATGGTCGGCAGCTACATGGCCCTGGCGCTGGGCCATCCCGTCCATGGCTATTACACCGCCCGCGAGCCGTTCGGCGCCGGCGGCGATTTCGTCACCGCGCCTGAAATCAGCCAGATGTTCGGCGAGCTGGTCGGGCTGTGGCTGGCCGTGGCCTGGGACGAGGCCGGCCGGCCGGCACGGCCGCTGCTGGTTGAACTCGGCCCCGGCCGCGGCACGCTGATGGCCGACAGTCTCCGCGCCATGCGTATGCTGCCCGGCCTGCTCGACATGGCCGACGTGCACCTGGTGGAACAGAGCCCGCGGCTGAAAGCGGCGCAGGCGGCGATGCTGTCGCGATGCGGTCTGCCGCGGCCGGTCACCTGGCATGACGACATCGACGACCTGCCCGCCGACCGGCCGGTGCTGCTGATCGCCAATGAGTTCTTCGATGCCCTGCCGGTGCAGCAACTGGTCCGTCGCCCCGACGGCCTGTGGTCGGAACGGATGATCGACCTCGATCCCGATCGCCCCGGCCATTTCCGCTATGGCCTGTCGCCCGATCCAAGCCCCACGGCGCAGTTGTTGACCCAGCGGATCGCCGGCGCACCGCTGGCGGCCGTGCCGCCCGGCAGTCTGGCCGAGGTTCAGCCGGCCGCCATCGCCATTGCCGGCCGGGTGGCGGCGCGGATCGCCGCCAATGGCGGGGCCGCGCTGATCGTCGATTACGGCCACGGCCTTAGCGCCCCCGGCGACACCTTCCAGGCAATGCGCGCCCATGCCCATGCCGATCCGCTGATCGGGCCGGGACTGGCCGATCTGACCGTGCATGTCGATTTCGAACGGCTGGCGGCTGCCGCCACCGCCGCCGGCGCCATCGCCCATGGCCCGGTCGGTCAGGGCCGCTTCCTTGGCCGGCTGGGCATCGGCGCCAGGGCCGAACGGCTGGCCCGCGCCGCACCCGACGGCACGGCGCGGGCCGCCATCGCCACCGCCTTGCGCCGGCTGACGGCGCCCGACCAGATGGGCACGCTGTTCAAGGTGCTGGCATTGACCCCGGCCACGACCCCGCCCCCCGGCTTTGCGCCCGTGCCCGGCTTCGACGACGCCTGA
- the lgt gene encoding prolipoprotein diacylglyceryl transferase — protein MTGLPFPDIDPVAIAIGPIAIRWYALAYIAGLLLGWRYVVALARRHPLGLDERAIDDLLVWVTFGVILGGRFGYVLFYRPDYYVDHLLEIPMVWKGGMSFHGGLLGVAVSMYLFARAKGVAPLTVGDLVAAAAPIGLFFGRIANFINGELWGRPTDLPWGIIFPMGGPEPRHPSQIYEALLEGALLFAVLWVIARKPSTWARPGLLAGIFLIGYAITRSIAELFRMPDAFLGFLAAGLTMGQLLSLPMFLIGVYLVLQARGRDTGAGTGRRAG, from the coding sequence ATGACCGGCCTGCCCTTCCCCGATATCGACCCGGTGGCCATCGCCATCGGCCCGATCGCGATCCGCTGGTACGCGCTTGCCTATATCGCGGGCCTGCTGCTGGGCTGGCGGTATGTGGTCGCGCTGGCCCGGCGCCATCCGCTGGGCCTGGACGAACGCGCCATCGACGATCTGCTGGTCTGGGTCACCTTCGGTGTGATCCTGGGCGGGCGCTTCGGGTATGTCCTGTTCTACCGGCCCGATTACTATGTCGATCACCTGCTTGAAATCCCGATGGTCTGGAAGGGCGGCATGTCCTTCCATGGCGGGCTGCTGGGTGTTGCCGTGTCGATGTATCTCTTCGCCCGCGCCAAGGGTGTGGCACCGTTGACGGTGGGCGATCTGGTGGCGGCGGCGGCGCCGATCGGCCTGTTCTTCGGCCGCATCGCCAATTTCATCAATGGCGAGTTGTGGGGCCGGCCCACCGATCTGCCCTGGGGGATCATCTTTCCGATGGGCGGCCCGGAACCGCGTCATCCCAGCCAGATCTATGAAGCCCTGCTGGAAGGCGCGCTGCTGTTCGCGGTGCTGTGGGTCATCGCCCGCAAGCCGTCGACCTGGGCGCGGCCGGGGCTTCTGGCCGGCATCTTCCTGATCGGCTATGCGATCACCCGGTCCATCGCCGAGCTGTTCCGCATGCCCGACGCCTTCCTGGGCTTCCTGGCCGCCGGGCTGACCATGGGCCAGCTTCTGTCGCTGCCGATGTTCCTGATCGGGGTCTATCTGGTGCTGCAGGCCCGTGGCCGCGACACCGGCGCCGGCACCGGCCGCCGGGCGGGCTGA